A region from the Bacillota bacterium genome encodes:
- a CDS encoding EamA family transporter, producing MLLALIGAFCWGVAPIFGKLGLTRVDALSALCVRTLMAGLMVIFWLLISGHVGVFKYVLPRSYFFIALEAILATLVGDLAYYAALKRGNAGPVMLVMSTSPLVTMAMAMFFLGEDPSWKQLIGGILIICGLLLVTGPK from the coding sequence GTGCTCTTGGCCCTGATCGGGGCCTTCTGCTGGGGGGTCGCGCCGATTTTCGGCAAGCTGGGTCTTACGCGGGTCGATGCCCTGTCCGCCCTATGCGTGAGAACACTCATGGCCGGATTAATGGTCATCTTCTGGCTTCTCATAAGCGGTCACGTCGGCGTCTTCAAGTACGTCCTGCCCCGGTCCTACTTCTTTATCGCCCTCGAGGCCATCCTGGCAACGCTGGTGGGGGATCTTGCATACTATGCAGCTCTGAAGCGGGGCAATGCGGGGCCGGTTATGCTCGTCATGTCGACGTCGCCACTTGTCACGATGGCTATGGCCATGTTTTTCCTGGGGGAGGATCCTTCATGGAAGCAACTGATCGGCGGCATCCTGATCATATGCGGGCTCCTGTTGGTCACGGGCCCGAAATAA
- a CDS encoding LysM peptidoglycan-binding domain-containing protein gives MQRQLRRRFRFLTVLAMSLLIGGMMALSGLASGEERYSSSSSFSSIFHPSYRAPRPDTGNVNVGEPTSNNVFTGQVALDWQALGKAQMRAYRGLDSWRLDSLEVAREEGKAYGFDPENDKFVLVDKIDKGQWSGTGEAKVAVLHGGRFFEIGLIQPFGPDAYAIWTINSIRELTWASDSEELAIIGKILAESFNPGMPGAPGNPTPGRGDSWQGTKYYRVRQGDTLWIIARKSGTTIYRLKQLNPGLWSDILKVGQVIIIDTSSASGWRDTGSPSWWSGSESSIIYVVEPGDTLWQIAVRYKASIQRIMNWNGITDPNALWVGQRLVIPAN, from the coding sequence ATGCAGAGACAGCTGCGAAGGCGATTCAGGTTTCTAACAGTCCTCGCGATGAGCCTGCTCATCGGGGGAATGATGGCCCTTTCAGGCCTGGCATCCGGCGAGGAGCGTTATTCTTCGAGTTCTTCGTTTTCATCGATATTTCACCCATCATACAGGGCGCCCCGTCCCGATACTGGGAATGTAAATGTAGGGGAGCCCACCAGCAACAATGTGTTCACCGGGCAGGTGGCCCTCGACTGGCAGGCCCTGGGCAAGGCCCAGATGCGGGCTTACAGGGGTCTTGATTCGTGGCGCCTGGACTCGCTCGAGGTCGCCAGGGAGGAAGGCAAGGCTTACGGCTTCGACCCTGAAAACGACAAGTTCGTGCTCGTGGATAAGATAGATAAGGGCCAGTGGTCTGGGACGGGCGAGGCCAAAGTCGCGGTGCTCCATGGCGGCCGATTTTTTGAGATCGGCCTCATCCAGCCGTTCGGGCCTGATGCCTACGCGATCTGGACCATAAATTCCATTCGCGAGCTAACCTGGGCGTCTGATTCCGAGGAGCTGGCCATCATAGGCAAGATCCTGGCGGAATCCTTCAACCCGGGCATGCCGGGCGCGCCTGGAAACCCCACTCCCGGGAGGGGCGATTCCTGGCAGGGAACGAAATACTATCGCGTACGCCAGGGTGACACCCTGTGGATTATAGCTCGTAAGAGTGGAACCACAATATACAGGTTGAAACAGCTCAATCCCGGCCTGTGGAGCGATATCCTCAAGGTCGGGCAGGTTATAATCATCGACACGTCGAGCGCGTCAGGTTGGAGAGATACCGGGTCGCCATCCTGGTGGTCGGGTAGCGAGTCCAGCATCATCTACGTTGTGGAGCCTGGAGACACGCTCTGGCAGATAGCGGTCAGGTATAAGGCCTCAATCCAGAGGATTATGAACTGGAACGGCATCACCGATCCAAATGCACTATGGGTTGGGCAGAGGCTCGTCATACCTGCTAATTAA
- a CDS encoding ECF transporter S component, with product MVEVKVNPGARSIRSKTRNLVWGALFIALGIVLPIAFHAIGAGPVFLPMHIPVLLAGFFAGPATGAAVGFLTPILSAVFTGMPPLMPPVAQMMMVELAVYGFLTGFLYGRLRQNAIISLVCAMFAGRIVYGALGAFILPLFGLKAIPVFYPITLGVVKSLPGILIQLVLIPTVIYLVEGNARASTLLSRDYPGDGGKAGE from the coding sequence ATGGTAGAGGTAAAGGTCAATCCTGGGGCTCGCTCAATTCGTTCAAAGACCCGTAATCTCGTCTGGGGGGCGTTGTTCATTGCCCTTGGCATCGTGCTGCCTATAGCATTTCACGCCATTGGGGCGGGGCCTGTGTTCCTGCCCATGCACATACCGGTTCTCCTCGCAGGCTTCTTTGCTGGCCCGGCCACCGGGGCGGCGGTGGGATTCCTGACGCCCATCTTGAGCGCGGTTTTCACAGGGATGCCCCCACTCATGCCGCCCGTTGCCCAGATGATGATGGTTGAGCTGGCGGTTTATGGGTTCCTGACGGGATTCCTGTATGGCCGGCTCAGGCAAAATGCCATTATCTCCCTCGTATGTGCCATGTTTGCCGGCCGCATCGTCTACGGGGCGCTCGGGGCGTTTATCCTCCCACTGTTTGGCCTCAAGGCGATCCCTGTTTTCTACCCCATCACGCTCGGGGTGGTCAAGAGCTTGCCGGGGATACTGATTCAGCTGGTCCTCATACCGACGGTTATCTACCTTGTAGAGGGAAACGCGAGAGCCAGCACCCTCCTTTCCCGGGACTATCCCGGGGATGGCGGCAAAGCGGGCGAATGA
- a CDS encoding DUF3842 family protein produces MRIAVIDGQGGGIGRGIIEKLRKELPPELAGRVELVALGTNALATGAMLRAGADEGATGENAVVQTAEAVDLILGPIGIVLAHSMLGELTPRMAEAVARSKARKFLIPINRCRVDVVGVQSETLPRLLDALAQRVREFLQAEQAETGAREG; encoded by the coding sequence ATGCGCATCGCGGTCATAGACGGCCAGGGTGGCGGGATAGGCAGGGGCATAATCGAAAAGCTTAGAAAGGAGCTTCCCCCGGAGCTGGCAGGGCGGGTGGAACTCGTTGCGCTCGGCACCAACGCCCTCGCCACCGGGGCGATGCTGAGGGCCGGGGCCGATGAAGGAGCTACCGGCGAGAACGCCGTGGTTCAGACGGCCGAAGCCGTCGACCTGATCCTCGGGCCCATCGGGATCGTGTTGGCGCACTCCATGCTCGGGGAATTGACCCCCAGGATGGCGGAGGCTGTTGCCAGGAGCAAGGCGAGGAAATTCTTGATCCCCATCAACCGTTGCAGGGTTGATGTTGTCGGGGTGCAGTCCGAGACTCTCCCACGGCTGCTTGATGCGCTGGCGCAGCGGGTAAGGGAATTCCTGCAGGCGGAGCAGGCGGAGACGGGAGCGAGGGAGGGTTAA
- a CDS encoding adenylosuccinate synthase → MPTVAVVGTQWGDEGKGKITDLLASRADVVARYQGGNNAGHTVKVGDDIFKLHLMPSGILYKGTTCVIGNGVVVDPAVLIKEMDSLTQRGIDVSGLRISGSAHVIMPYHRLLDKLEEEMRGGGKIGTTALGIGPVYTDKIARNGIRIMDILDRDAFSDRLDVVLKLKNTVLQKVYGVEGFTKEQIMEEYLPYAERIRGYVADSSILVNDAIDHGKNVLFEGAQGTLLDVDHGTYPYVTSSWPTAGGIAAGLGIGPTKINKVIGVAKAYTTRVGGGPFPTELSGPVCDTIRERGQEYGTTTGRPRRCGWFDSVIVRYAVRVNGLSGLAIMHLDTLAGFAKVNICTAYRCDGRVVRDFPTSLRVLERCEPVYEELEGWPEGSCAVRRFEDLPGAARAYLNRIAELTGASIAIVSVGRGREETLVLDEPFA, encoded by the coding sequence TTGCCTACAGTAGCCGTCGTTGGGACTCAATGGGGAGATGAGGGGAAGGGCAAGATAACCGACCTTCTTGCCTCGCGCGCGGATGTTGTGGCGCGCTACCAGGGTGGAAATAATGCGGGTCATACTGTCAAGGTGGGCGATGATATATTCAAGCTCCATCTCATGCCCTCAGGCATTCTTTATAAGGGGACCACGTGCGTCATCGGTAACGGGGTCGTTGTCGACCCGGCGGTGCTGATCAAGGAGATGGACTCCCTCACGCAGAGGGGGATCGATGTGAGCGGGCTCCGCATAAGCGGCAGCGCCCATGTTATCATGCCCTACCATAGGCTCCTGGATAAGCTGGAGGAGGAGATGCGCGGTGGCGGGAAGATCGGCACGACGGCGCTCGGGATCGGGCCGGTCTACACCGATAAGATTGCGCGTAACGGCATTCGCATCATGGACATCCTGGACAGGGACGCCTTCAGCGACCGGCTCGACGTTGTGCTCAAGTTGAAGAATACCGTGCTTCAAAAGGTCTATGGGGTCGAGGGTTTCACGAAGGAGCAGATCATGGAGGAGTACTTGCCTTACGCCGAGCGCATAAGGGGTTATGTCGCAGACTCCTCCATCCTGGTAAACGACGCGATCGATCACGGCAAGAACGTCCTCTTCGAGGGGGCTCAGGGGACCCTCCTCGATGTCGATCACGGGACCTATCCATATGTCACCAGCTCCTGGCCGACTGCGGGGGGAATCGCGGCGGGGCTTGGCATCGGCCCGACCAAGATCAATAAGGTGATTGGTGTTGCAAAGGCGTATACCACGCGCGTCGGCGGAGGGCCCTTCCCGACGGAGCTTTCCGGCCCGGTCTGCGACACCATAAGGGAGCGGGGCCAGGAATATGGCACCACGACAGGGCGGCCGAGGCGGTGCGGGTGGTTTGACTCGGTGATCGTGAGGTACGCGGTGCGGGTGAATGGGCTGAGCGGCCTCGCCATAATGCACCTCGACACGCTCGCCGGGTTTGCGAAGGTGAATATCTGCACGGCATACCGTTGTGATGGAAGAGTTGTAAGGGATTTCCCGACGAGCCTCCGCGTGCTGGAGAGGTGCGAGCCGGTTTACGAGGAGCTCGAAGGCTGGCCGGAGGGTTCCTGCGCAGTGAGGCGTTTTGAGGACCTGCCCGGCGCCGCCAGGGCTTATTTGAATAGAATCGCGGAGCTCACGGGCGCCTCCATCGCCATCGTCTCGGTGGGCCGCGGGCGCGAGGAGACGCTCGTCCTGGACGAGCCGTTTGCCTGA